In the genome of Arthrobacter alpinus, the window GTGCGGCCGCCGTCATGGGCGCCATTCTCGCGGCGTCCAGCGCCGGCACTTCGGCCCCCACGGCGGCTGGCTTCCAGTTGGGGTTCGTCATAGCTCTCGGCGCCACAGTGGCCGCCGGAGTGCTTGCCTTGTTCATTCCAAAACCGCGGCCCGTACACGCAGTGGTCATCGATGTGTCGGCAGGGATGGCGGATGAGTCGCGTCGCTGAGCCCGGCGCCTTCACATGGCTCATGAAGTGACCTGAACACCGCCACGTCAGCTATCCTCTTCAGGTATGCCACGCGGAAAAGCATGACTTCCACCCGCGATTCCACTTCCCAACGAACCGCGAAGAGCCAACTTTCCCATGGACGCCTCACGCCTGCCGCACTATGCAAAGACGCCCGGCAGCCAGGCTTCTCGGGTTCTGGGCCACACCAGCCCGTGCTTGGCTCGGGAACCAAAGCTGCCGAGGAAAACACGGCGCCCCAAAGTTGTTGTTCCGCTATTGGCACTACTTGCCGTGATGGCTCTTACGGCGTGCGACCAGACGATCCAGTCCGCCCGTCAACCCGATCAAGGGCAGATGGGAAGTTGCCACGCCCTCATGTTTTCCGAAGAGTTCGACGCAACCAGTGATTCCCGCCCTGCCGTCCCCTGCACGGAACCGCACACCACCGAAACGTTCTCCACCAGCACGGTAACCGGAGCCTTGACCGAAGGAATCTGGGCCACACGGAGACCCAACCAGCAACAACTCAACGCACTCACGGATCAGCTATGCGGTGGAGATGCTGTCCGAAGTTACCTCAACGCC includes:
- a CDS encoding septum formation family protein, which translates into the protein MDASRLPHYAKTPGSQASRVLGHTSPCLAREPKLPRKTRRPKVVVPLLALLAVMALTACDQTIQSARQPDQGQMGSCHALMFSEEFDATSDSRPAVPCTEPHTTETFSTSTVTGALTEGIWATRRPNQQQLNALTDQLCGGDAVRSYLNAGERDAWIGLDVRAYFPTPQAWSEGDRSVRCDLVANRAKGVAAAPQLNHSLRGIMATPDAAQLRQCFMAGAQPEQQDTVCSEPHTAISVNAWLSVTTPDPAPELVQDLCEPFVLQYANDHNLPLGAVTGLTTGSQETWTLKCAMEDHL